Proteins encoded by one window of Vigna radiata var. radiata cultivar VC1973A chromosome 5, Vradiata_ver6, whole genome shotgun sequence:
- the LOC106762120 gene encoding ultraviolet-B receptor UVR8 — MTQSQSTAATSPPSRVLLISAGASHSVALLSGSVVCSWGRGEDGQLGHGDTDDRPLPTQLSALDAREIDSIACGADHTLAYSESRNELYSWGWGDFGRLGHGNSSDLLIPQPIVALQGLRIKQIACGDSHCLAVTMEGEVQSWGRNQNGQLGLGTTEDSLVPQKIQTFQEIPIKMVAAGAEHSVAITENGELYGWGWGRYGNLGLGDRNDRWIPEKVSSIDCDKMVMVACGWRHTISVSSSGGLYTYGWSKYGQLGHGNFEDSLVPHKLQALSDELICQVSGGWRHSMALTSTGLLYGWGWNKFGQVGVDDNVDRCSPVQVKFPHDQKIVQISCGWRHTIAVTDKNNVYSWGRGTNGQLGHGDTIDRNSPKIIEALSVDGSSGQHIESSNTDLLSGKSGASLSVRYAVVPDETVSGQTASSSSGDRLDISVPESDVKRIRV; from the exons ATGACGCAATCCCAATCCACCGCCGCTACTTCTCCTCCCTCTCGCGTCCTCCTCATCTCCGCCGGCGCCAGCCACTCCGTCGCTCTTCTCT CTGGGAGTGTTGTGTGCTCGTGGGGTCGCGGAGAGGATGGACAGTTAGGCCATGGTGACACCGACGATAGGCCTTTGCCTACGCAGCTCAGTGCATTGGATGCTCGAGAAATAGATTCCATTGCCTGTGGAGCTGATCACACTCTTGCCTACTCCGAGTCACGGAATGAACTCTATAGTTGGGGATG GGGTGATTTTGGAAGGTTGGGTCATGGTAATTCTAGTGATTTGCTCATTCCTCAGCCTATTGTAGCATTACAAGGTCTAAGGATAAAGCAAATTGCATGTGGGGATAGTCATTGTCTGGCAGTTACCATGGAAGGCGAGGTTCAGAG TTGGGGGAGGAATCAAAATGGTCAACTTGGACTTGGTACCACAGAAGATTCTCTTGTTCCACAAAAGATTCAGACATTTCAG gAAATACCTATCAAAATGGTTGCTGCAGGCGCAGAACACAGTGTAGCTATTACTGAAAACGGAGAACTGTATGGATGGGGTTGGGGCCGATATGGAAATTTGGGGTTGGGAGATAGAAATGATCGCTGGATTCCTGAGAAAGTTTCTTCTATTGAT TGTGACAAGATGGTCATGGTTGCTTGTGGTTGGCGGCATACAATATCTGTTTCATCTTCTGGTGGCTTATACACATATGGGTGGAGCAAATATGGCCAGTTAGGTCATGGAAATTTTGAGGATTCTCTAGTGCCTCACAAGCTTCAAGCCCTGAGTGACGAGTTAATCTGTCAG GTATCAGGTGGTTGGAGGCATAGTATGGCACTTACATCTACTGGACTACTCTATGGATGGGGTTGGAATAAG TTTGGACAGGTTGGAGTCGATGACAATGTTGATCGCTGCTCACCTGTACAAGTGAAGTTTCCCCATGATCAG AAAATAGTCCAGATCTCATGTGGGTGGAGGCACACAATTGCTGTAACTGACAAGAACAACGTATATTCTTGGGGAAGAGGAACAAATGGCCAACTTGGGCATGGGGATACCATTGACCG gaatTCTCCAAAGATAATTGAAGCTTTGAGTGTGGATGGATCTTCTGGGCAGCATATAGAATCCTCTAACACAGATCTTTTGTCAG GGAAAAGCGGTGCCTCCTTATCTGTGAGATATGCAGTTGTTCCGGATGAAACT GTCTCAGGACAAACTGCTAGTTCGAGCAGTGGAGATAGGCTTGATATCAGTGTCCCTGAAAGTGATGTCAAACGGATCCGAGTTTGA